The following are encoded together in the Zingiber officinale cultivar Zhangliang chromosome 8A, Zo_v1.1, whole genome shotgun sequence genome:
- the LOC122011513 gene encoding bZIP transcription factor 53-like, with amino-acid sequence MFAEGDPHLAGDEKKRKRMLSNRESAKRSRMRKQQQLHDLKNQISELKCQNDQLLLQTNTLTQHNMLLESNNTVLRYELNSLKERLQFLNSTIRMMEQISGISIDVLMAPDPLLMPWQLPCPSQLIMANDDGNFQL; translated from the coding sequence ATGTTTGCTGAAGGAGATCCACATCTTGCCGGCGATGAAAAGAAGCGAAAGCGAATGCTCTCGAACCGCGAGTCGGCAAAGCGGTCGAGGATGAGGAAGCAGCAGCAACTGCATGATCTGAAAAACCAAATATCAGAGCTCAAGTGCCAAAACGATCAGCTCCTGTTGCAGACCAATACGCTGACACAGCACAACATGCTTTTGGAGTCCAACAACACTGTCTTGAGATACGAGTTGAACTCGCTGAAAGAGAGGCTGCAGTTTCTGAATTCGACGATCCGAATGATGGAGCAGATAAGCGGGATATCGATTGATGTGCTAATGGCTCCAGACCCGCTCCTGATGCCATGGCAGCTTCCTTGTCCCTCGCAGTTGATCATGGCGAATGATGATGGCAACTTCCAGCTCTGA